In a genomic window of Rhodothermia bacterium:
- a CDS encoding ABC transporter permease, with the protein MRIILLLLQKEFLQIVRNKAMLPIIFVMPIMQTMILAFAANYEISNLRLHIVDHDRSSYSRQLTQQLDASERFVVVFYDNAPSLAAEHMQADKSDMTLEIPTGFEKDLVLLQNPSVYLGANAINSVKAGVGLNYAASIIADFNANIRLRAMPAPPVIQSGFIEIAPTEWFNPSRSYKNFFVPGILAVLITIIGSMLASLNIVREREIGTIEQINVTPIHKYQFIIGKLIPFWVIGLFDLALGLGFSKLVFGLPTVGNMFALFGFAGLFLLAILGFGLFLSTISDTQQQAMFISWFFMLVFLLMGGVFTPIESMPTWAQVLTWFNPVSYMVQVLRLVLLKGSGFIDLWPFFIKMAGFVVALNTLAILNYRKTT; encoded by the coding sequence ATGCGTATCATTCTGCTATTATTACAAAAAGAATTTCTGCAAATTGTCCGAAATAAGGCCATGTTGCCCATCATTTTTGTGATGCCCATCATGCAAACCATGATTTTGGCATTTGCGGCCAATTACGAAATCTCCAACCTGCGATTACACATCGTGGATCACGATCGCTCCTCGTATTCGCGTCAGTTAACACAACAATTGGATGCCTCCGAGCGGTTTGTGGTGGTTTTTTATGACAATGCACCCAGCCTCGCTGCCGAACATATGCAGGCCGATAAAAGCGACATGACCCTCGAAATTCCGACAGGGTTTGAGAAAGACTTGGTTTTGCTGCAAAATCCATCCGTTTATCTGGGTGCAAATGCCATCAACAGCGTAAAAGCAGGGGTGGGACTGAATTATGCCGCAAGCATTATCGCCGATTTTAACGCCAATATTCGGCTCCGCGCCATGCCTGCGCCGCCAGTTATTCAATCTGGCTTTATAGAAATTGCCCCAACGGAATGGTTTAACCCAAGCCGGAGCTATAAAAACTTCTTTGTCCCCGGTATTTTAGCCGTCCTCATCACCATTATCGGCTCCATGTTGGCCAGTTTAAACATCGTTCGGGAGCGTGAAATAGGCACGATTGAGCAAATAAACGTTACACCCATTCACAAATACCAGTTTATAATTGGCAAACTCATCCCCTTTTGGGTCATTGGTCTTTTTGATTTGGCATTAGGCTTGGGGTTTTCAAAATTGGTCTTTGGGTTACCCACAGTCGGGAATATGTTCGCCTTATTCGGTTTTGCCGGACTTTTCCTGCTGGCCATTTTAGGCTTTGGCTTGTTCCTCTCCACCATTTCCGATACGCAACAACAAGCCATGTTTATCTCGTGGTTTTTTATGCTGGTCTTTTTGCTCATGGGCGGTGTTTTTACCCCCATCGAAAGTATGCCAACTTGGGCACAAGTACTCACTTGGTTCAATCCCGTTTCGTACATGGTGCAGGTCTTGCGACTGGTACTCCTGAAAGGAAGTGGCTTTATAGACCTATGGCCATTCTTTATTAAAATGGCGGGATTTGTGGTGGCCTTAAATACCTTAGCCATTTTGAATTACCGCAAAACCACCTGA
- a CDS encoding ABC transporter permease — translation MKPFLAFVKKELLHILRDRRTLLILFGLPIIQVILFGFAITNEIRDAQMVILDRANDQTSKEVLQRLTSSGYFKVSLYVQTQPEMEAAFRRGDVKMGIVFPPLLNDARLHGGKAQIQLIADASDPNTANTLTAYASAIIRSYQLEKSTAPPPMTIQIENRMTYNPEMRGVYMFVPGVITLVLMLVSAMLTSITIAREKETGTMEILLVSPLNPTLIIVGKVIPYIALSFVNTLTILWLAKFVFGMPFKGSLPLLLAICLLYIFTALALGIFISTKVQTMQAAMMISATGLMMPTVLLSGFIFPIESMPVALQFISNLIPAKWFNVIIKDIMIKGANIGFVWQYVLILATMTIVFLEISIKNFKTRLA, via the coding sequence ATGAAACCCTTCCTCGCATTTGTCAAAAAAGAACTGCTCCACATCCTGCGGGATCGCCGTACTTTGTTGATTTTATTTGGCTTACCCATCATTCAGGTGATCCTTTTTGGTTTTGCCATCACAAACGAAATCCGAGATGCGCAAATGGTCATCTTAGATCGGGCGAACGATCAAACTTCAAAAGAGGTTCTCCAACGGCTGACGTCTTCGGGGTATTTCAAAGTGAGTCTTTATGTACAAACCCAGCCGGAGATGGAGGCGGCGTTTAGACGGGGTGATGTTAAAATGGGGATTGTTTTCCCGCCACTCTTGAATGATGCCCGACTGCACGGTGGAAAAGCTCAAATCCAACTGATTGCGGATGCCTCCGACCCGAATACCGCAAATACCCTTACCGCTTATGCAAGTGCGATTATTCGATCCTACCAACTCGAAAAAAGCACTGCGCCGCCGCCCATGACCATTCAGATTGAAAACCGCATGACGTATAATCCCGAAATGCGCGGGGTGTATATGTTTGTACCCGGTGTAATCACCCTCGTACTGATGTTGGTCTCTGCCATGCTCACATCCATCACCATCGCACGCGAAAAAGAAACCGGAACGATGGAGATTCTCTTGGTTTCGCCGCTAAACCCGACCCTCATCATTGTCGGGAAAGTCATTCCTTATATCGCCCTTTCCTTTGTCAATACCTTAACCATTTTGTGGCTGGCAAAGTTTGTTTTTGGAATGCCTTTCAAAGGCAGCTTGCCCCTGCTTTTGGCTATTTGCTTGCTTTATATCTTTACGGCATTGGCTCTTGGGATTTTTATTTCTACCAAAGTACAAACCATGCAAGCTGCCATGATGATCTCGGCAACGGGATTGATGATGCCCACCGTTTTGCTTTCTGGATTCATTTTTCCCATCGAGAGCATGCCTGTAGCGCTCCAGTTCATTTCCAACCTGATCCCTGCAAAATGGTTTAATGTGATTATCAAGGACATCATGATTAAAGGCGCAAACATAGGCTTCGTTTGGCAATATGTATTGATTTTGGCCACCATGACCATCGTTTTTTTGGAGATTAGTATCAAAAACTTTAAGACGCGACTTGCCTAA
- a CDS encoding ABC transporter ATP-binding protein, with amino-acid sequence MKAIEVRSLTKRFGDFTAVNAISFEVAQGEIFGFLGANGAGKTTAMKMLIGLSRPTSGEATVAGFDVFRQPEQIKQNIGYMSQKFSLYEDLTIWENIRFFGGIYGLSAAEIRTKADALFERLDLHDEAGSLVASLPLGWKQKLSFSLAILHDPKIVFLDEPTGGVDPITRRQFWDMIYEAADRGITVFVTTHYMDEAEYCNRVSIMVDGRIDALDTPKALKKQFDVDTMDDVFLRLARNSQFKET; translated from the coding sequence ATGAAAGCAATAGAAGTCCGGTCTCTTACCAAACGGTTTGGAGATTTTACCGCCGTCAATGCCATCAGTTTTGAGGTTGCACAAGGCGAGATTTTTGGTTTTTTGGGTGCAAATGGTGCAGGCAAAACCACCGCGATGAAGATGCTGATTGGCCTCTCCCGCCCCACCTCCGGAGAAGCAACGGTTGCCGGCTTCGATGTCTTCCGACAACCAGAGCAGATCAAGCAAAATATTGGCTACATGAGCCAAAAGTTCTCCCTCTACGAAGACCTTACCATTTGGGAAAATATCCGGTTTTTTGGTGGAATTTATGGGCTTTCTGCGGCGGAAATTCGCACCAAGGCCGATGCCCTTTTCGAGCGCTTAGACCTACACGACGAAGCCGGAAGTTTGGTTGCATCGCTGCCTTTGGGTTGGAAACAAAAACTCTCGTTCTCGCTTGCCATCTTGCACGATCCCAAGATTGTTTTTTTGGACGAACCAACCGGCGGCGTAGATCCCATAACCCGCCGCCAGTTCTGGGACATGATTTATGAAGCCGCCGATCGGGGCATTACCGTTTTTGTCACCACACATTATATGGACGAGGCCGAGTACTGCAACCGTGTTTCCATTATGGTGGATGGCCGGATAGATGCTTTAGACACACCCAAAGCCTTGAAAAAACAATTTGATGTGGATACAATGGATGATGTTTTCCTCCGACTTGCCCGTAACAGTCAATTCAAAGAAACCTGA
- a CDS encoding ABC transporter ATP-binding protein, translated as MIRVNQISKRYGDVEALRNVSFEVKPGEIFGLIGPDGAGKTTLFRILTTLLIPDTGTARVNGRDVVTNYKALRAEIGYMPGRFSLYQDLTIAENLDFFATIFGTTIAANYENIRPIYEQIAPFKNRRAGQLSGGMKQKLALCCALIHSPEVLFLDEPTTGVDPVSRKEFWNILDMLKQRGMTILVSTPYMDEATRCDRVGLIQKGELLQIDTPSGIVERFDQALWAVSSNQMYRLIQDLRTHPAIKSAFAFGDTVHITVLPTFSPEDLAITLAENHHQNIEIYPITPSIEDCFIGLMETQVAP; from the coding sequence ATGATCCGCGTTAACCAAATTTCTAAGCGATACGGAGACGTTGAAGCCCTTCGCAATGTGAGCTTTGAGGTTAAGCCCGGAGAGATTTTCGGTCTCATCGGGCCAGATGGTGCAGGCAAAACCACTCTTTTCCGTATCCTTACAACACTTCTTATTCCTGATACCGGAACGGCGCGGGTAAATGGACGCGATGTTGTGACCAATTACAAAGCCCTACGCGCCGAAATTGGGTACATGCCTGGACGTTTTTCGTTGTACCAAGATTTGACTATTGCGGAAAACCTCGACTTCTTTGCCACCATTTTTGGAACAACCATAGCAGCGAATTATGAAAACATCCGCCCGATATACGAGCAAATTGCTCCCTTTAAAAACCGACGAGCGGGCCAACTTTCGGGTGGGATGAAGCAAAAACTGGCATTATGCTGTGCCTTGATTCATAGCCCAGAGGTTTTGTTCCTCGACGAGCCAACAACAGGCGTTGATCCCGTTTCCCGCAAGGAATTTTGGAATATTTTGGATATGCTCAAACAGAGGGGAATGACCATATTGGTCTCCACGCCCTATATGGACGAAGCCACCCGTTGCGACCGTGTAGGCTTGATACAAAAAGGGGAATTGCTACAAATAGACACCCCAAGTGGCATAGTAGAACGGTTCGATCAGGCACTTTGGGCGGTTAGTTCCAACCAAATGTACCGCCTCATCCAAGATTTGCGTACCCATCCGGCCATAAAGTCCGCTTTTGCTTTTGGGGATACAGTCCATATTACGGTTCTGCCCACGTTTTCACCAGAAGATTTAGCGATAACCTTGGCGGAAAATCACCACCAGAATATTGAAATTTACCCCATAACCCCATCTATCGAAGATTGTTTTATCGGATTGATGGAAACCCAAGTTGCCCCATGA
- a CDS encoding HlyD family efflux transporter periplasmic adaptor subunit has product MKKYLFFFLAALTGCGSGTDTPDAYGNFEAQETLVSAEATGKLLTFTVEEGQTLAEQQVVGSIDPTNLELQKSQLEASLEALNEKQGDPEPQVAVLEQQMVAAQNQAQASEEQLAVTRQQIANLDREKIRVQNLIRENAATQKQLDDITGQIAVLQRQMDVQKQQVTTQYQQVAVLKRQVEATRAGVGTQNRGILSEAEPLGRRIAQLDDQIARTTLQNPVSGTVLSKYAAKGEIVNFGKPLYKIADLSTLTLRAYITGNQLPTVKIGQRVTVMTDGPDGQLRKHSGAVSWIASKAEFTPKTVQTREERATLVYAIKVQVPNSKGELKIGMPGEVKF; this is encoded by the coding sequence ATGAAAAAGTACCTTTTCTTCTTTCTTGCCGCCCTCACCGGATGCGGCTCCGGAACAGACACGCCGGATGCTTATGGCAACTTTGAAGCGCAAGAAACCCTTGTTTCTGCCGAGGCCACCGGAAAACTCCTCACCTTTACCGTAGAGGAAGGACAGACCTTAGCCGAGCAACAGGTGGTGGGAAGCATTGATCCCACCAATTTGGAACTCCAAAAATCGCAATTAGAAGCCAGTTTGGAAGCACTGAACGAAAAACAAGGCGACCCAGAACCGCAAGTGGCTGTCTTAGAACAACAAATGGTGGCGGCACAAAATCAAGCACAGGCCAGCGAAGAGCAATTGGCCGTTACCCGTCAACAAATCGCAAACTTGGATCGGGAAAAAATACGTGTGCAAAACCTGATCCGCGAAAATGCGGCCACCCAAAAGCAATTGGACGACATTACGGGGCAAATTGCGGTACTCCAGCGACAAATGGACGTACAGAAACAACAAGTTACTACGCAGTACCAGCAAGTGGCCGTCCTAAAGCGACAAGTTGAAGCAACCCGTGCGGGTGTAGGCACTCAAAATCGGGGTATCCTCTCGGAAGCGGAGCCTCTCGGGCGGCGTATCGCACAGTTGGATGACCAAATTGCACGTACCACCCTGCAAAATCCGGTGAGTGGTACGGTTCTTAGCAAATACGCCGCAAAAGGGGAAATTGTCAATTTCGGCAAGCCTTTGTACAAAATTGCAGACCTTAGTACACTCACCCTGCGGGCATACATCACTGGAAACCAACTTCCCACGGTAAAAATTGGGCAACGGGTAACGGTTATGACGGATGGCCCAGACGGACAACTCCGAAAGCACAGTGGAGCTGTCAGCTGGATTGCCTCCAAGGCAGAGTTCACCCCAAAAACCGTACAAACACGGGAAGAACGGGCAACCTTGGTTTATGCCATCAAGGTGCAGGTCCCGAACAGCAAAGGGGAACTCAAAATCGGTATGCCAGGCGAAGTAAAATTCTGA